A region from the Serinibacter arcticus genome encodes:
- a CDS encoding MFS transporter, which translates to MSTTFASLRHRGYRLWFAGALVANIGTWMQRVAQDWVVLTELSDNSGLAVGIVTALQFLPALLLSPYAGLLADRLPRRALLISTQAAMGLLAAGLGVLVLTGVAQLWHVWAFALGLGVASAFDAPVRQTFVAELVPPEGLPNAVGLNSASFNAARLIGPAVAGFAIAAVGPGWVFVVNAASFAFTIVALLRISEAMRFPLAHAERAKGQLREGIDYVRRRTDILVIMVVVGVVGAFGLNFQLTSAVMARTVFDKGPQEYGLLGSILAIGSLAGALVAARRTRPRVRIVVLAALGFGLSGIVMAVAPTYTTYAIAAIPVGFCTLTMLTAANAYVQMSTAPEMRGRVMSLYLMVFLGTTPIGSPFVGWVAEAWGARWSVAIGAIAAIVVAIAAMAWARRAWHVELRYVREPSRRVLVMSDADRVAEAA; encoded by the coding sequence GTGAGCACCACCTTCGCCTCCCTCCGCCACCGCGGCTACCGGCTGTGGTTCGCCGGCGCCCTCGTCGCCAACATCGGGACGTGGATGCAGCGCGTCGCCCAGGACTGGGTCGTGCTGACGGAGCTGTCGGACAACTCCGGGCTCGCGGTCGGGATCGTCACGGCGCTGCAGTTCCTGCCGGCGCTCCTGCTGTCGCCCTACGCGGGGCTGCTCGCGGACCGGCTGCCGCGACGGGCGCTCCTCATCTCCACGCAGGCGGCGATGGGACTCCTCGCGGCCGGGCTCGGCGTGCTGGTGCTCACCGGGGTCGCGCAGCTGTGGCACGTGTGGGCGTTCGCCCTGGGGCTCGGTGTCGCTTCCGCCTTCGACGCCCCCGTGCGTCAGACCTTCGTCGCCGAGCTCGTCCCGCCCGAGGGCCTGCCGAACGCCGTCGGCCTCAACTCCGCCTCGTTCAACGCCGCCCGCCTCATCGGGCCGGCGGTCGCCGGGTTCGCGATCGCCGCCGTCGGACCGGGGTGGGTGTTCGTCGTCAACGCGGCGAGCTTCGCCTTCACGATCGTCGCGCTGCTGCGGATCTCCGAGGCGATGCGGTTCCCGCTCGCTCACGCCGAGCGTGCCAAGGGGCAGCTGCGCGAGGGGATCGACTACGTGCGACGCCGCACGGACATCCTCGTGATCATGGTCGTCGTCGGGGTGGTCGGTGCCTTCGGGCTGAACTTCCAGCTGACGAGTGCGGTGATGGCCAGGACCGTTTTCGACAAGGGGCCGCAGGAGTACGGGCTGCTCGGTTCGATCCTGGCGATCGGCTCCCTGGCGGGGGCGCTCGTGGCCGCCAGACGGACGCGGCCCCGGGTGCGGATCGTCGTGCTCGCGGCCCTCGGGTTCGGCCTCTCCGGGATCGTGATGGCCGTCGCGCCGACGTACACGACCTACGCGATCGCCGCGATCCCCGTGGGCTTCTGCACCCTGACGATGCTCACCGCGGCCAACGCATACGTGCAGATGTCGACCGCGCCCGAGATGCGCGGCCGCGTGATGAGCCTGTACCTGATGGTGTTCCTCGGCACGACGCCGATCGGCTCGCCGTTCGTCGGCTGGGTCGCCGAGGCGTGGGGCGCCCGGTGGTCGGTGGCGATCGGTGCGATCGCCGCGATCGTCGTCGCGATCGCCGCCATGGCGTGGGCGCGTCGCGCCTGGCACGTGGAGCTGCGCTACGTCCGCGAGCCCAGCCGTCGCGTGCTCGTGATGAGCGACGCGGACCGGGTCGCCGAGGCCGCCTAG
- a CDS encoding response regulator transcription factor, with protein sequence MEFTERVALVIEDDPDIRRLLETVLGQAGFVVHSASNGGDGVALASEVDPLVITLDVNLPDIDGFEVARRIRTLNDAYIVMLTARDDEIDTLSGLDVGADDYMTKPFRPRELRARIEAMLRRPRAAPPLHGTAAVATAHGPSAASSGPGTTAPGTDGATAKAESPWGPPPAVVNGLRVDREARTVEVDGAGVSLTRSEFDILASLWASCGRVVTKNDLVRALWGEEYDAGTRITPSDHRSVEVHMANLRRKIGEDTSRPRWIDTVRGVGYRLNAPRPDRLG encoded by the coding sequence GTGGAGTTCACCGAGAGAGTGGCCCTCGTGATCGAGGACGACCCCGACATCCGCCGCCTGCTCGAGACCGTTCTCGGCCAGGCGGGTTTCGTCGTGCACTCCGCGAGCAACGGGGGCGACGGCGTCGCCCTGGCGAGCGAGGTCGACCCGCTCGTCATCACCCTCGACGTGAATCTCCCCGACATCGACGGGTTCGAGGTCGCGCGCCGCATCCGCACGCTCAACGACGCCTACATCGTGATGCTCACGGCACGCGACGACGAGATCGACACCCTCTCGGGGCTCGACGTCGGCGCCGACGACTACATGACCAAGCCGTTCCGGCCCCGAGAGCTGCGGGCCCGCATCGAGGCCATGCTGCGCCGGCCCCGTGCTGCACCGCCGCTCCACGGGACGGCGGCCGTCGCCACGGCGCACGGCCCTTCAGCCGCGAGCTCCGGTCCCGGGACCACCGCTCCGGGCACCGACGGTGCCACGGCGAAGGCCGAGAGCCCGTGGGGCCCGCCGCCCGCCGTCGTCAACGGGCTCCGGGTCGACCGGGAGGCCCGCACGGTCGAGGTCGACGGCGCCGGTGTCTCCCTGACCCGCAGCGAGTTCGACATCCTCGCGAGCCTCTGGGCCTCGTGCGGCCGCGTGGTCACGAAGAACGATCTCGTTCGGGCCCTGTGGGGCGAGGAGTACGACGCGGGGACGAGGATCACGCCGTCGGACCACCGCAGCGTCGAGGTGCACATGGCCAACCTCCGCCGCAAGATCGGCGAGGACACCTCGCGTCCCCGCTGGATCGACACCGTTCGCGGCGTCGGCTACCGCCTCAACGCGCCGCGTCCCGACCGGCTCGGCTGA
- the serC gene encoding phosphoserine transaminase, whose amino-acid sequence MAQTSVQIPENLLPKDGRFGSGPSKVRQGQLDTLAALGAGVMGTSHRQPPVRDLVARVRRGVAELLGAPDGYEVVLGNGGSTSFWDAATFSLVRHRALHAAHGEFGAKFAAATTAAPFLDPSIVVRAEPGTRADVRHDDDVDVYAWAHNETSTGVVSPVVRPRADGGDRATDQLTLVDATSIAGAAVVDLTQADAYYFAPQKVFGSDGGLWLAVLSPAALERVEEIAATDRWIPESLSLQQAVTNSRLDQTLNTPAIATLALLADQLDWFADNGGLSWAAGRSRASSDHVYAWATEREWATPFVADPAHRSPVVATIDLDASIDHTTVIAALRDHGILDVFPYRKLGRNQLRMGLFPAVDLADVEALTACVDVVVDQLR is encoded by the coding sequence ATGGCGCAGACCTCCGTCCAGATTCCCGAGAACCTCCTCCCGAAGGACGGACGCTTCGGCTCCGGGCCCTCCAAGGTCCGTCAGGGTCAGCTGGACACGCTCGCGGCGCTCGGCGCCGGCGTGATGGGCACCTCCCACCGGCAGCCCCCGGTCCGCGACCTCGTCGCCCGCGTCCGGCGCGGTGTCGCCGAGCTGCTCGGCGCCCCCGACGGGTACGAGGTCGTGCTCGGCAACGGCGGCTCGACGTCGTTCTGGGACGCCGCGACCTTCTCGCTCGTGCGCCACCGCGCGCTGCACGCGGCCCACGGCGAGTTCGGCGCGAAGTTCGCGGCCGCCACGACGGCGGCGCCGTTCCTCGACCCGTCGATCGTCGTGCGGGCCGAGCCCGGCACGCGCGCCGACGTCCGCCACGACGACGACGTCGACGTGTACGCCTGGGCGCACAACGAGACCTCGACCGGTGTGGTCTCCCCCGTCGTGCGTCCCCGCGCCGACGGCGGCGACCGGGCCACCGACCAGCTCACCCTCGTGGACGCGACGTCGATCGCCGGCGCCGCCGTCGTCGACCTCACGCAGGCCGACGCCTACTACTTCGCGCCGCAGAAGGTCTTCGGGTCCGACGGCGGGCTGTGGCTGGCGGTCCTCTCGCCCGCGGCGCTCGAGCGGGTCGAGGAGATCGCCGCCACCGACCGCTGGATCCCCGAGTCGCTGTCGCTGCAGCAGGCCGTGACCAACTCCCGGCTCGACCAGACGCTCAACACCCCCGCGATCGCCACGCTGGCGCTGCTGGCCGACCAGCTCGACTGGTTCGCCGACAACGGCGGGCTGAGCTGGGCCGCCGGCCGCAGCCGCGCCTCCTCCGACCACGTCTACGCCTGGGCGACCGAGCGCGAATGGGCAACCCCCTTCGTCGCCGACCCGGCGCACCGCTCCCCCGTCGTCGCCACGATCGACCTCGACGCGAGCATCGACCACACCACCGTGATCGCCGCGCTGCGGGACCACGGGATCCTGGACGTCTTCCCCTACCGCAAGCTGGGGCGCAACCAGCTGCGGATGGGCCTGTTCCCCGCGGTCGACCTGGCCGACGTCGAGGCGCTGACGGCGTGCGTCGACGTCGTCGTGGACCAGCTCCGCTGA
- a CDS encoding metal-dependent transcriptional regulator: protein MSDLIDTTEMYLKTIYELLEEGIVPLRARIAERLGHSGPTVSQTVARMERDGLVVVTDDRHLELTPLGYERAMHVMRKHRLAERLLVDVIGLDWAHVHEEACRWEHVMSEQVESRLLTLLDHPTHDPYGNPIPGLDELGDIVAEPFLSGVSSIVTAVTAGRTDVEIKRIGEPLQVDVELLRRFEEASVRPGAHVAVTREGSTLTLRATGSEVVLDLPTELAKHVFVAA from the coding sequence GTGAGCGACCTCATCGACACGACCGAGATGTACCTCAAGACGATCTACGAGCTCCTCGAGGAGGGGATCGTCCCCCTCCGTGCGCGCATCGCCGAGCGTCTGGGGCACTCGGGGCCGACCGTGTCGCAGACCGTGGCCCGCATGGAGCGCGACGGGCTCGTGGTGGTCACGGACGACCGCCACCTGGAGCTCACTCCGCTCGGCTACGAGCGCGCCATGCACGTCATGCGCAAGCACCGGCTCGCCGAGCGCCTGCTGGTGGACGTCATCGGGCTCGACTGGGCGCACGTCCACGAGGAGGCCTGCCGCTGGGAGCACGTGATGAGCGAGCAGGTCGAGTCGCGGCTCCTCACGCTCCTCGACCACCCCACGCACGACCCCTACGGCAACCCGATCCCGGGCCTGGACGAGCTCGGCGACATCGTCGCGGAGCCCTTCCTGTCGGGCGTGTCCTCGATCGTCACCGCGGTGACGGCCGGCCGGACCGACGTCGAGATCAAGCGCATCGGCGAGCCGCTGCAGGTCGACGTCGAGCTGCTCCGCCGGTTCGAGGAGGCGTCGGTCCGCCCGGGCGCGCACGTCGCCGTGACGCGCGAGGGCAGCACCCTCACCCTGCGGGCGACCGGCAGCGAGGTCGTCCTCGACCTCCCGACCGAGCTGGCCAAGCACGTCTTCGTCGCCGCCTGA
- a CDS encoding C40 family peptidase, with protein sequence MTSRTRTAPAVANTNERAAEATQDAEEESSEPVVEEASAPAPAIDGSLASSIVNEAFKYVGVPYVTGGASPSGFDCSGFVQYVYAQMGVSLPRTSSAQAGAGYRVSASEARAGDLIYSPGHIGIYLGDGQHIAARNHSTPLKAGPVYMSNPTYIRVLG encoded by the coding sequence GTGACGTCGCGGACGCGCACGGCCCCGGCCGTCGCGAACACGAACGAGCGCGCCGCCGAGGCGACGCAGGACGCCGAGGAGGAGAGCTCCGAGCCCGTCGTGGAGGAGGCCTCCGCCCCCGCTCCGGCGATCGACGGCAGCCTCGCCTCCTCGATCGTCAACGAGGCGTTCAAGTACGTCGGTGTCCCGTACGTCACCGGTGGCGCGAGCCCCTCGGGCTTCGACTGCTCGGGCTTCGTGCAGTACGTCTACGCGCAGATGGGCGTCTCGCTGCCCCGCACCTCCAGCGCCCAGGCCGGCGCCGGCTACCGCGTCTCCGCCTCGGAGGCCCGCGCCGGAGACCTCATCTACAGCCCCGGCCACATCGGGATCTACCTCGGTGACGGTCAGCACATCGCGGCGCGCAACCACAGCACCCCGCTGAAGGCCGGCCCCGTGTACATGAGCAACCCGACCTACATCCGCGTCCTCGGCTGA
- a CDS encoding AMP-binding protein — MLTAVPAQLAALLDAHAAAGAPALALRSVVTGSAPLASALAEEAGERLGARVTDFFGTSETGTATIARPADLAAEPGTVGRAALGVRLRVVDGGGRAVTGAPGRLEIASPWRAAGTASGFRPTGDLAILGPSGLLHLRGRTDDVAVVGGHNVDLAGVRRWLAAQGDLVASRLEVVSDARLGSRLVVRARSGTSEAELRRRARQELGAAAAPRDFVLVPERTNGPSRGSGRS, encoded by the coding sequence GTGCTGACGGCGGTACCGGCCCAGCTGGCCGCCCTGCTCGACGCCCACGCGGCGGCCGGCGCCCCGGCGCTGGCCCTGCGGAGCGTGGTCACGGGGTCCGCACCGCTGGCGTCCGCGCTGGCGGAGGAGGCCGGCGAGCGGCTCGGCGCGCGCGTCACCGACTTCTTCGGCACGTCCGAGACGGGGACCGCGACGATCGCGCGGCCCGCGGACCTGGCGGCCGAGCCCGGCACCGTCGGTCGGGCGGCCCTCGGTGTCCGGCTCCGGGTGGTCGACGGCGGTGGTCGGGCGGTGACGGGCGCCCCCGGACGGCTGGAGATCGCCTCGCCGTGGCGGGCGGCCGGCACGGCCTCAGGCTTCCGCCCCACGGGCGACCTCGCGATCCTCGGACCCTCGGGGCTGCTGCACCTCCGCGGGCGGACCGACGACGTCGCCGTGGTGGGCGGGCACAACGTCGACCTCGCGGGCGTGCGCCGCTGGCTCGCGGCGCAGGGCGACCTCGTGGCGAGCCGCCTCGAGGTCGTGTCCGACGCCCGGCTCGGCTCGCGCCTGGTGGTGCGCGCCCGGAGCGGGACGAGCGAGGCCGAGCTGCGCCGTCGCGCACGGCAGGAGCTGGGGGCGGCCGCCGCCCCGCGAGACTTCGTGCTCGTCCCGGAACGCACGAACGGCCCGAGCCGAGGCTCGGGCCGTTCGTGA